A DNA window from Phaeodactylum tricornutum CCAP 1055/1 chromosome 33, whole genome shotgun sequence contains the following coding sequences:
- a CDS encoding predicted protein — protein METTQCPEQLWDYAITYVVIVRNNTARKALNWQTPLTVMTGDTSDISELLDFEFYEPVQYFDNPEIKFPQAKAKVGRWLGIAINVGQAMCYYVLTDKGTVIAQSTVTPLHKVDSTASLTAFDAMIRDIYQPTDFAHSTKKQAASLRRDEAMKVARKTGEPEDPGVRNRHVLYDLNEGADHDQVEPGLSVDDYYGNDDEKESGSSDLLVGSEVLLTKGGIQHLGKVTKRDKNGQPNGSNETTNYVVEFNDGTEEIHGYNALLDAVYKQILLTIKGAHVAAEDERKVGSSVLNGPMVNTPGSLLPL, from the exons ATggaaacgacacaatgtCCAGAACAGCTTTGGGACTACGCCATTACCTACGTGGTAATTGTGCGTAATAATACCGCTCGCAAAGCCTTAAATTGGCAAACGCCATTAACGGTTATGACAGGTGACACGAGCGATATTTCAGAATTGTTGGATTTCGAGTTCTACGAACCGgtacaatattttgacaatcctgaAATTAAATTTCCACAAGCTAAGGCTAAAGTTGGTCGGTGGCTTGGTATTGCAATaaatgttggacaagctATGTGCTACTATGTCCTAACAGACAAAGGAACCGTGATAGCGCAATCCACAGTCACACCACTTCACAAAGTTGATTCGACTGCCTCTCTTACAGCTTTTGATGCTATGATAAGGGATATTTATCAGCCTACTGATTTTGCTCACAGCACTAAAAAGCAAGCTGCCTCGTTACGACGAgatgaagcaatgaaggtTGCCAGAAAAACTGGTGAACCTGAAGATCCAGGAGTCCGTAATAGACATGTTCTGTATGACTTAAATGAGGGAGCCGACCATGACCAAGTGGAACCAGGACTATCAGTTGATGATTACTAcggtaacgacgacgaaaaagagtctGGTTCGTCGGATCTCCTTGTCGGCAGCGAAGTACTCCTTACTAAGGGAGGTATACAACATCTAGGCAAAGTCACCAAGCGTGATAAAAATGGCCAGCCCAACGgctcaaacgaaacaaccaattATGTTGTTGAGTTCAATGATGGTactgaagagattcatggatacAATGCTCTGCTTGACGCTGTGTATAAGCaa atattgttgaCCATCAAAGGCGCCCACGTGGCGGCcgaggacgaacgaaaggTTGGTTCCTCCGTGTTAAATGGGCCAATGGTGAATACACCTGGGAGCCTCTTACCTctttaa
- a CDS encoding predicted protein, which yields MARVRKATGPTRKGATETVPEERVEEETPFEAVESPSKDSDNETQPSSMGDDNDSQSEIESYKIDTDIDFKYNPNFFEDKKALESVLRNTMGFGDIHVKSLQNEGLKTANDFLLISMSDINDLCDKLLFATVYRARLRAFATWLRSQPDNINITQEWTIPVMQLEMQMKAQASPFGTSETNKTDKSVSSLVPDPFDGTQKKWLAFRYSFEAWAGASGQSFDACISHDSERYSRSEPTATYNDINDEPDSFKYDWNVKSVRNSNIFFMLKSLTSGGDAWGLIEPYEVSKNGRHAWIALCAFYEGASQVGLTTEEARTTILTSKYTGQSRNFTFTKYVQKHLTGNNILARNKEAYTDSQKTNFFLRGIVDPELMAFKAAAEANLNEWKFERVVTYMRTQAAKLTSKDGKDSRNIRQATGLSKNRNNKNNRRKRSEYQSQGKGNKESGKGNNAPSTQLRKDIWDELSPEIKDAIKAAKRRASTDPRTAKRAKTSSTDNSNASVESYSPDLRSMSTEIFKADDDKDLASGQPEAKDTPLHLELEDTLKKPTYGAGTLFGRSADRVSFNRMVCSSEENKVTPWRMSELRLADATIRRICKNRTRNPTGRSTWGEAAIDTGADTICIGSGYTVLAHTGRYVSLRGFHDSGDTLDRIPVVTAATAYDYDDGTTVILVFHEALNLGPTQSTSLINLNQIRHAGHQTDDIPKFLSQGKSLHGIETIDGDYIPF from the coding sequence ATGGCCCGAGTTCGCAAGGCAACCGGTCCTACCCGGAAGGGAGCGACCGAAACGGTGCCGGAGGAGcgagtggaagaagaaacgcccTTTGAGGCCGTTGAGTCGCCGTCCAAggacagtgacaatgagacGCAACCATCGTCCATGGGCGATGACAATGACTCACAGTCTGAGATCGAGTCGTACAAGATTGATACCGACATTGATTTCAAGTACAACCCAAACTTTTTTgaggacaagaaagcccTTGAAAGTGTTCTAAGGAATACTATGGGATTTGGAGATATCCATGTGAAGTCACTCCAAAACGAAGGTTTGAAGACCGCAAATGATTTCTTGCTTATTTCTATGagtgacatcaatgatctttgcgacaagcttttgtttgcaacagtttACAGGGCTCGCCTACGGGCATTTGCTACATGGTTACGTAGTCAACCCGACAACATAAATATTACCCAAGaatggacaattccagtTATGCAATTGGAAATGCAGATGAAGGCGCAAGCGTCTCCATTTGGAACCTCcgagaccaacaaaacagacaAGTCAGTCTCCAGTCTGGTGCCTGATCCCTTTGATGGTACACAGAAGAAGTGGCTCGCCTTTCGATACAGTTTTGAGGCATGGGCCGGAGCAAGTGGGCAATCTTTTGATGCCTGTATCTCACATGACTCGGAGCGATATTCCCGTTCAGAACCAACAGCGACCTACAATGACATCAATGACGAACCTGATTCATTTAAATATGACTGGAACGTTAAGTCAGTTCGCAATTCAAACATCTTTTTTATGCTCAAGTCGCTCACAAGCGGCGGAGATGCATGGGGCCTTATCGAACCTTACGAGGTTTCAAAAAATGGCCGTCATGCCTGGATCGCCTTGTGTGCGTTCTATGAAGGGGCCAGTCAGGTGGGCTTAACCACAGAAGAAGCTCGCACTACAATTCTGACATCGAAGTATACCGGACAATCCCGGAACTTCACTTTTACCAAGTATGTTCAAAAGCATCTTACTGGTAACAACATATTGGCTCGCAACAAAGAGGCCTACACGGACTCACAgaaaacaaactttttccTACGGGGAATTGTTGATCCTGAACTTATGGCATTCAAGGCAGCTGCTGAAGCTAACCTAAATGAATGGAAGTTCGAACGCGTTGTCACGTACATGCGTACTCAAGCCGCCAAGCTCACGAGCAAGGACGGTAAGGATTCCCGAAACATTCGTCAGGCTACGGGCTTGTCGAAAAACaggaacaacaaaaacaaccgGCGCAAGCGCTCggaataccaaagccaaggcaaaGGTAATAAAGAGTCgggcaaaggaaacaatgctCCTAGTACTCAACTCCGCAAGGACATCTGGGATGAATTGTCTCCCGAGATAAAggatgccatcaaagcgGCAAAGCGTAGAGCGTCTACGGACCCGCGCACGGCTAAAAGAGCCAAGACTAGTAGTACGGATAACTCTAACGCAAGCGTTGAGTCCTACTCGCCTGATTTAAGGTCAATGTCTACTGAAATATTTAAAGCAGATGATGACAAGGACTTGGCTTCAGGTCAGCCTGAGGCGAAAGATACACCACTTCATTTGGAACTTGAAGATACGCTTAAGAAACCTACATATGGAGCAGGTACCCTATTTGGGCGATCTGCTGACAGGGTCTCCTTTAATCGTATGGTATGCAGTtcagaagaaaacaaagtcaCTCCTTGGCGCATGTCAGAACTACGGCTTGCGGATGCAACAATAAGACGCATTTGTAAGAATCGCACACGAAATCCTACCGGCCGTTCAACATGGGGCGAAGCTGCCATTGATACTGGTGCCGACACAATTTGCATTGGTTCAGGCTATACTGTACTTGCCCATACAGGTCGATATGTGAGTCTGCGAGGTTTTCATGACAGTGGTGATACTCTTGATCGAATTCCAGTTGTGACGGCTGCTACAGCATATGACTACGATGACGGAACCACCGTTATTCTGGTTTTCCATGAAGCTTTGAATCTTGGGCCTACACAGTCCACATCTCTCATCAACTTGAATCAGATTCGGCACGCCGGACATCAGACTGATGACATTCCGAAGTTTTTATCCCAAGGGAAATCTCTTCACGGAATTGAAACAATTGATGGCGACTACATTCCTTTTTAA